The nucleotide sequence GTGTACGTGACTAGCATGATGATGGCAGTCAAACAGAAAATGGGGATTTGGGCCACTAGGTGGTAGTACAGACCAAGTTCAGTGTAATATTCGTTGACGTGGACAACGGTGGTCTGATTGGCTTTGGTGGGCTCCGGTCCCAAGAATCCCACCTCGATAAATGGCACCAAGAAACTGAGAAAGGACAGCACCCAAATGCAACCCAACAGAGCTACCGCTCGACCCATAGTCAACACACGATTGGCTGGTTTCACGGAGATGTCGTATCGGTCCAAAGTGATGGCTAGCACGTTTGCTGCCGTAGCCACGCTTGCGAATGACACGCAGGCCTCATGAAAGCAGCAGACGAGCACCGTGTCGTCTTGCAGCGATAGCATCAACACAACAATGGTCAGAGGGATGCAGCAAACGCACACCAACACATCCAGCACATGGAGGTTCATGGTGACAATGTTGCTGACAGAATTGACCAGGTTGGACTTCATGCAGTAGAGGGCCAGTACGGTCAGGTTGCTGCTCAATCCCAGGACGATCTCCAGCATGAGGAATCCGGTCAGAGACACCTGGAAGCTGAGTGTGTAAGGGTAAGGGCTTGCCACCGTCATGGCGGGACTCACGGACTCTGTGATGTCAAGGACTGTAACGTTACTCATGGTGCTTTCTTCCTCCGTTGCGGGAGGGACGTGCATTATCCTAAAAGGTAAAAATAGAAGGATGCATAATAAGAGAAATGTGTGGGAAGAACAGCATTGTGTCATATTGTATTGAATTGAGAAtccattagaatatatatatatatatatatatatatatatatatatatatatatatatatatatatatatatatatttagcaaacCAGCCTGATCTCATGTCAGTTCGTActtattttacgaggtggctaatttgtatgaatttccAATTCCAATTCAACTTTCTGTGGGCTGTAGCCaagttcattcaaaattcagACTCATTCACTCTGAACTCATTCAGAATTTTACATAACTCTGCTTGTTGATGTGCTACTAATCCAAAAGATAGCAGCTAAACAAcattcacatttatgcatttggcagacgcatttttttttttttatcagtttttgttTTCCCTGGGATTCAAACTCATGAGCTTGGCATTGCTAGCTAGTGCCATGTGCTACTCTTTGAGCTACAGGAAATTAAAATGAAGTTGTCTGCAATGGTAACAGGATGTTATGATTCAAGAACCAACAAAACCATTAGATAAACtgtgtttttcccttttttcatCTCTTAATGACCAGGTTTAACTCCATTTGCATAACATTTAGCAGATTTCTAACATGGATCAGTTCAGAAAATGCACAAATTGTCTGCAGATTCCCTCTCGGCCTGCTAATGGCTTTATATTAGATAATTGTGTGCACGGTGACTAATAATGCATCGGCCATTCTGTGTTGGTCACTGCTATGAATAGACACActttagttattattttagtccacaatgcattttcatttgtTGTGCAGCGATGGATTGCTCCATTTACAAATGTGACTGTCTTTAGTGCTGGGTTTCATTCATCACCAAGGGGGaaaattcagagagagagaggatcgCTGAGATAATAAGTATGAACCTGGCTTTTGTAATTTACTCCAATGTAGATGAATGCTTCAAGGTGCCAACATGGAACCAGTAACACTTTGTGTTGTGATGTAGACTGACCGACACAGTGGAGTGAAACCAAATGGAAATTCTAATGACTTCATGAGCTAAAACACAACACCTCACAGATCATCAAGCTTGTTTTCTGGACATCCTTGACGACTAATGACAACTGTCTAAtagtttattgtacacatttgtTGACTTACCCTTCCCCTTCCAGCTTCTTTCTCAGCCTCGGGAGTCAGCAGTCGAGTCAAGATATTCTGGAAGTTGTACAGCTTGTACATCAGCCTCAGGCATGGCCTTTCAAGGAAGTATTCTGCACTTCTTGATCCTCGTAATCCAAGTGATTTTCTCGCTTAGCGTTCAGAGAGGACAATTTGGCAGCAGTTTCTTTAGTTTTTACAAAACCAGCAATATGTTTGATCCCTTGCCATGTCCAGAACTAACAAAAAGGTGTCATTCTCATTCTCTTTGAGAGGTTTCGCTCTTGTTTGTTTAAGAGTCCAAAGAAAATGGCGAGTGATTCAGAGACAACTGAAAACGATTGTTTTGATTGATTATTATATCCACATTAGGGTTGGGAAGTTGTGTTAATCTCCCTCGATACCATTAGGATGAAGAAATCCAGTAACCTGGTCTCAGACCGTTCCTTCAACACTGATGTATTCCCGTTATTGCATTTTTATGGGCCCTAGAAAGTGATAAATCCACATTGATTTGCCGATTTGCATGTGCCATCTGCCAAAGCATCCAAGGTCACAAAATTGTTTAGGTCAGTGTTAGGGGGTGGTGCATTCTGGGTGTTGGAAATCTAATTTCCTGTCCCCTCACAGAAGGTGACCTTTAGGCTGCGTCGTCAATGTTGTCTGAAGCACATTATAAAACCACTCCGCATCCGTGGTGTGCAAAGGAATGACTTCACCTGGGAAACCCACTCTAGGGAATGTCCTTGCAGGCCGGAGAGACTCTGCACTGCACTTTGGAAGCAGTTTTCTTCAGCTCTTTAATCCTTCAATCCTGCCTTGAAAAAAGCAAGAAGTATTGATAAGTGAACAATCAATTATTCATTAAGCCTGCATCAAATCCATCATCAAGTAACGACTTCCATGTGTCATCCATTCATCTTTACCAAGCAGTCTGCGGAAATGCACAAGCCCTGGTCTTGCTTAACGTCCATGTGAAGGTACACCTGTGAACCTGCAGGGGTTGATGGATGGGCTTGTGCATCTTGGGAACAATCTACAAACACTCATTTCCAAAGCAATGCCTTTTAAGGAAGGTAACACAAGCACCTGTGATTTTTAAGTCTGTAATTTCTCACATCATCTTTCAGTCAAGAATACGACTTGATGATTCACGTGTAAAGAGGTGATCATGTTCCAGCCATTAATGAGACATTACACTATACAGTCTTCCCAGATGTCACAGTCCAGCAGACTTTGATAAATCGGGGGAAACAGTAAACCATATCGATCAGGTTTTGGGGGCAAAATTTGTCAGGAGACATGGATCAATAGACTAACTATAGTCGGATTGTTGTATACAGGCAGTGGCAAGATagtcaaaatgtacaaaatacaaaatgtagaCACTGAGGAGGACACGTCCCCTCAGATATTCAGATTAGTCATCAAACTGGAGTTTtcactgatacattttttttttattacctacATTCCTTCAGTCATGAATATTTAGTTGCATTCTTGAAATATGCATTATAAAGTTCAGCTCTATCCTTCGTTTTGTTGATTTATTCAAGTTTGATTTACTAGGACAACTCCAATTTTGACAGATTGCTCTCTAAAAGATGCTGGTGTCACCCAGGGAGCCGTATATCTGCTATCTTCTAAGTTTCGACATCTGCTTTTTTTGGGATTATAACTGTTTAAATGGTTTTCTATCCAGTGGCATGCATATTCATTCAATCACATTTGATCTCCAAAGTTATTCGACATCTTCCTCTTACCTGTGCGCTCCCGGAGTTCTCATCTGTGGTGCAACAGCTACAGCTTCACCAAAGCATCATCTGAGATCCACAAGTGCATCTTCTGCACACACTTTTGCAGCCGTTGCATATCAGTGCGCCGTAAACCTGCTTCCCCCTGACGAGCATGAATCAAATGCTGTCCGTGTGAACTGTCAGCGGTGCTAGCGGAGTGAAACAGACGTCCTCTGACTATGATCTACTGTCCTGCTAACTCTGTCTTGCTGCTTTTCTTCTGCCTTGATCCCACACGCTCTCTTCAAACTGTGATGCGTTGAAGTGTTGCCGTTGCACCCCTCTGTTGCGCCTCCTCATCCTCTCTtgtccccatctctctctctctcggtcgtTCCTTCTCTATCTTAgtctccctctctcactcactgcggCGGTTTTGCAGTGTTGCTCCCTCCTCTGATTGGTTTGTCGTAATGGGGTTAACCCTTTCCTCCCTGGAGAGTGGGGTTGCactctttcttttgttttcttgtcATTCTCTCC is from Carassius carassius chromosome 43, fCarCar2.1, whole genome shotgun sequence and encodes:
- the gpr22b gene encoding G-protein coupled receptor 22, which codes for MHVPPATEEESTMSNVTVLDITESVSPAMTVASPYPYTLSFQVSLTGFLMLEIVLGLSSNLTVLALYCMKSNLVNSVSNIVTMNLHVLDVLVCVCCIPLTIVVLMLSLQDDTVLVCCFHEACVSFASVATAANVLAITLDRYDISVKPANRVLTMGRAVALLGCIWVLSFLSFLVPFIEVGFLGPEPTKANQTTVVHVNEYYTELGLYYHLVAQIPIFCLTAIIMLVTYTKILQALNIRIGTRFHATQKKKKKMRRKNNFSLMSTSEQQLPEITDASQSSNRGNAPLGMRTSVSVIIALRRAVKRHRERRERQKRVFRMSLLIISTFLLCWTPITVLNTVILSAGPSDLTVKLRMGFLVMAYGTTVFHPLLYAFTRQKFQKVLKSKMKKRVVSIIEADPLPNNAVIRNSWIDPKRNKKVTFDDHEARQKCLSSEDAD